The genomic window ACTTGGCTTTTTGCAGTTCTTCTTGCAGGCTCCGCAGATTCTTATTGGCCAGTGCCAGGTCGGTGATGCGTGCTTTGGCTTGGGCTTTACCCAGCAGTTCAGGCAAGAACTGGAGTTGCTCGGCAGCCTGCTCGTACTGGTCACGCCCACGCTTGGCAATCAGCTCGGCGGCGAGTTGTAGCCGGATTTCAGCCGCTCTGGCTCGGTACTGCGGCACTTCACCGAGACGCTGCGCGAGGTCTTCACGCACTCGACTGGTCAAGGTGCCGATTCCCACACCCGGCAGATGAGACAAAACCACAAATTCGGCGTAACGGCCCTGATGAAGGCGGTCGTACTCTTCCGCTTCGCTGAGATCGTGATCGCCTTCGAGCAGGAGTCTTAACAGCTGGGCGTTGCCCAAGCCCCTCAAGTTGGGACGCTGCTCAAAGGCTTTGAGCGCTTTTTGCCAGTCTTTGGCCCAATCTAAGCTCACCGACTGCGCCAAGCGTTCCCACTGCAGCGCAGCACTTTCAAGCAGACCGTCAAAGGCCAGTTCGAACGCTTTTTCGCGGCGCTGGGTGGCGGCGTAGCGGCTCAGCAACCAGTGGTGTTCGGGCGTCAGTCGGCCAGCCATGCGCGGCTGATTCAGGCGAAAGGTCAAAATCTGCTCCAAGATGTCTTCGGCGGCGTGGTGCTCAAACAAGCTGAACAGCGGCTCCAACGGTGCATGCGGCTTGGTTCGGTTAAAATAGTCAATCAGTTTTCGGCGTTGGATTTCGTTGGATGCGCTCGCTAAAAAATACTCGGCAACTTGGGCATCGTCACCTTTGGAAATCAATAAGGCCTCGCGCTGAGCAGGCGTTTGCTGCGCTGCCGGAATGAGATGCAGGAGCGCTTTGGCATACAGCCCTTGGTCATATCCGGAAGGCGGGGACTTATCGTGTACCCGTTGAAGGCGTGAAACCAGCGTCTTATATTCGGCTGGGAGCAATTCAGCGGCGAAGTCAGCCAACTCGTCACTGTGAGCCAAAGGCCAAAGACTTCTCAATTTCAACACGAAGTCAACAGCTTGGTGGCGGGCCGCCTCAGGTAACTTCTGTTCGCTGACCAAGCTCAAAATGCCTTCCAGCGAGCCGCCCAAAGCATCTCCAAACGGCTCACCGTATGGCTCAGCCCAGCCGCACATGGCCGCGTCAATCTGCTCCATCATTTCCAGATATATTGCCAGCGCCTGCTCGGGTTGGTCTTCCCACAACACGTCGGCTTCGTC from Deinococcus detaillensis includes these protein-coding regions:
- a CDS encoding SWIM zinc finger family protein — its product is MPAAAPQLPPLNAAAVQTWSGVGEVKKGRSYVRHLDDLTAEPLETGWQLSGTAYGTETYQVSAVLCGGKVTKADCSCPVGRRGGCKHVAALLTRFSESKADFQQLRALAVVLKPLSAEQLRGVIGQLLRAAPELRFLLEQMTGPAAPITAQPLSVAALFMQLKREASRQRGDYYNDGLDTSDLDSVLDEADVLWEDQPEQALAIYLEMMEQIDAAMCGWAEPYGEPFGDALGGSLEGILSLVSEQKLPEAARHQAVDFVLKLRSLWPLAHSDELADFAAELLPAEYKTLVSRLQRVHDKSPPSGYDQGLYAKALLHLIPAAQQTPAQREALLISKGDDAQVAEYFLASASNEIQRRKLIDYFNRTKPHAPLEPLFSLFEHHAAEDILEQILTFRLNQPRMAGRLTPEHHWLLSRYAATQRREKAFELAFDGLLESAALQWERLAQSVSLDWAKDWQKALKAFEQRPNLRGLGNAQLLRLLLEGDHDLSEAEEYDRLHQGRYAEFVVLSHLPGVGIGTLTSRVREDLAQRLGEVPQYRARAAEIRLQLAAELIAKRGRDQYEQAAEQLQFLPELLGKAQAKARITDLALANKNLRSLQEELQKAKLL